A single region of the Halorussus gelatinilyticus genome encodes:
- a CDS encoding PstS family phosphate ABC transporter substrate-binding protein, whose product MTGKSTRRKFLTAAGASGALALAGCVGGTGGATNASGNQNDSGSGSQSSEPTQLKAGGSSTVYPITSTAGSVWSSNPAASDEEYWGPSQYGIDTEKRLADYWAGLYGFEATGSAAPPFDVSVGLSHSGTGLEKLKNRLVDIGDSSAPVSAELPDASEEELNKYTDHVVGVDAQPIVVSSEVYEAGVKQLTAEQVRNIYTGEITNWSEIDAYDGPDKKIQAIGRAEGSGTDTAFRANMLGGPNAKMPGVDVRKGQNQQVKTVVSKSDNAIAYMALAFVDSEVPAVSLSFDGTVYKPGENLADENYPLSRDLHCYTYEGTSKKEASFLRMIISDFGQQNYVETQGYATLTDERRKKQLDNLPDTEN is encoded by the coding sequence ATGACAGGGAAATCGACTCGTCGCAAGTTCTTGACCGCCGCGGGAGCGTCCGGTGCGCTGGCGCTCGCGGGATGCGTCGGCGGCACGGGCGGTGCCACGAACGCGAGCGGGAACCAGAACGACTCCGGTTCCGGGAGTCAGTCGTCGGAGCCGACGCAGTTGAAGGCCGGCGGCTCTTCGACCGTTTATCCAATCACGAGCACCGCCGGGTCGGTCTGGTCGTCGAACCCGGCCGCCAGCGACGAGGAGTACTGGGGACCGAGCCAGTACGGCATCGACACCGAGAAGCGCCTCGCCGACTACTGGGCGGGTCTCTACGGGTTCGAGGCGACCGGGAGCGCCGCGCCGCCGTTCGACGTGTCGGTCGGGTTGAGCCACTCCGGGACCGGACTGGAGAAACTCAAGAACCGTCTCGTGGACATCGGCGACTCCAGCGCGCCGGTCTCGGCCGAACTCCCCGACGCCAGCGAGGAGGAGCTGAACAAGTACACGGACCACGTGGTCGGCGTGGACGCCCAACCCATCGTCGTCAGTAGCGAGGTTTACGAGGCGGGCGTGAAGCAGTTGACCGCCGAGCAGGTCCGGAACATCTACACCGGCGAAATCACGAACTGGTCGGAGATAGACGCCTACGACGGCCCGGACAAGAAGATTCAGGCGATCGGTCGCGCGGAAGGCTCGGGCACCGACACCGCCTTCCGAGCGAACATGCTCGGCGGCCCGAACGCGAAGATGCCCGGCGTGGACGTGCGCAAGGGGCAGAACCAGCAGGTCAAGACGGTCGTCTCGAAGTCCGACAACGCCATCGCGTACATGGCGCTGGCGTTCGTCGATTCCGAAGTTCCCGCCGTCTCCCTCTCGTTCGACGGGACGGTCTACAAGCCCGGCGAGAACCTCGCCGACGAGAACTACCCCCTCTCGCGCGACCTCCACTGCTACACCTACGAGGGCACCTCGAAGAAGGAGGCCTCCTTCCTCCGGATGATAATCAGCGACTTCGGAC